In Maritimibacter sp. DP1N21-5, a genomic segment contains:
- a CDS encoding ParA family protein yields MRWFLESETSSVANPKIIAVTNQKGGVGKTTTAINLSAALAAGGKKVLIVDLDPQGNASTGLGIEASGRGLTTYDLLIEEVPLLDVVISTEVEGVLIAPATTDLSSADIELVANEKRSHLLHDALRSADADSLALDYVIIDCPPSLNLLTVNALVASHSVLIPLQSEFFALEGLSQLMLTIREVREAANPDLRIEGVVLTMHDTRNNLAQQVEADARQTLGELVFKTVVPRNVRVSEAPSYAMPVIQYDPLSKGSQAYMALAQELVAKAG; encoded by the coding sequence ATGCGGTGGTTCTTAGAATCGGAGACATCGAGCGTGGCTAATCCCAAGATCATCGCCGTGACGAACCAGAAGGGCGGGGTGGGCAAGACGACCACCGCGATCAACCTGTCGGCGGCCCTGGCAGCCGGCGGCAAGAAGGTCCTCATCGTCGATCTTGATCCGCAGGGAAATGCGTCGACGGGACTCGGGATCGAGGCCTCGGGGCGTGGGTTGACCACCTATGACTTGTTGATTGAGGAGGTCCCGCTGCTAGATGTTGTGATCAGCACGGAAGTGGAAGGTGTCTTGATCGCGCCAGCGACGACGGACCTGTCCTCAGCTGATATCGAGCTTGTGGCCAATGAAAAGCGGTCGCATCTTCTTCATGACGCGCTCCGCTCTGCGGATGCGGATTCTTTGGCGCTCGACTATGTGATCATTGATTGCCCGCCCTCGTTGAATCTTCTCACGGTCAACGCGCTGGTGGCGTCGCACTCGGTTCTGATCCCGCTTCAATCCGAGTTCTTCGCGCTCGAGGGCCTGTCGCAGCTCATGCTGACGATCCGGGAGGTGCGTGAGGCGGCGAACCCCGACCTCCGAATCGAGGGCGTCGTGCTGACCATGCATGATACGCGCAATAACCTTGCCCAGCAGGTCGAGGCGGATGCGCGGCAAACGCTGGGTGAGCTTGTGTTCAAGACCGTGGTGCCGCGCAACGTCCGGGTCAGCGAAGCCCCGTCCTATGCCATGCCGGTCATTCAATACGACCCGCTGTCGAAAGGCAGCCAAGCCTATATGGCACTTGCACAAGAACTCGTCGCGAAGGCGGGATA